One segment of Deltaproteobacteria bacterium DNA contains the following:
- the pilO gene encoding type 4a pilus biogenesis protein PilO codes for MVERIFALPLSRRILLYGGASALLLFLSGFFSYLPRAIQIAEAQERARSLEEARAKLSSSKQDYDKAGAEIKDVERHFEQTKLQFPEQKEIPELLRQVSNLGRESGLDIVLFRQKPEVLRSLYAEVPVEMAVRGSYPQIASFFEKVHLLERVVSITDTSMKNAQMVDGGMRIDATFSATTYRLLTAEELERLAREKEAEAKKKGKNKKAVS; via the coding sequence ATGGTCGAGCGGATTTTTGCTTTACCTCTCTCTCGACGCATCCTCCTATATGGCGGGGCTTCTGCCCTTTTGCTTTTCTTGTCCGGGTTTTTCTCGTATTTGCCGCGCGCCATCCAGATTGCGGAGGCGCAAGAACGGGCTCGCTCGCTTGAGGAAGCTCGGGCAAAACTCAGCTCCTCGAAACAGGACTACGACAAAGCTGGAGCCGAGATAAAAGATGTTGAGCGGCACTTCGAGCAGACGAAATTGCAGTTCCCTGAGCAGAAAGAGATTCCTGAACTCTTACGACAAGTGTCGAATCTCGGTCGGGAGTCAGGCTTGGACATCGTTTTATTTCGCCAGAAGCCGGAAGTGCTGCGCTCCTTGTATGCGGAGGTGCCGGTCGAGATGGCGGTCAGAGGCAGCTACCCTCAAATCGCATCGTTTTTCGAGAAAGTGCACCTTCTTGAGCGAGTGGTGAGCATTACGGATACCAGTATGAAAAATGCCCAGATGGTCGATGGCGGCATGCGAATCGACGCGACGTTTTCTGCAACAACGTATCGCTTACTGACGGCGGAAGAATTGGAGCGCCTCGCGAGGGAAAAAGAAGCGGAAGCGAAAAAGAAGGGCAAGAACAAAAAGGCAGTATCATGA
- a CDS encoding pilus assembly protein PilP: protein MTSQDSWRRGCMVVGGLAAFSLADVAVLTVQGREPVGEKVSRQSVAGKRDPFLPPFLTTVPEVRVDLTPKTPLQRTEIESLKLVGVIWAIDEPRALVEDHDGLGYIVTRGTLIGVRGGMVKAIESKRIVIEEQEINPLGKRIVKEKELRLTGAGWSQDQKQ, encoded by the coding sequence ATGACTTCCCAAGATTCATGGCGCAGAGGATGTATGGTTGTCGGTGGGCTGGCGGCCTTCTCTCTTGCTGATGTGGCGGTGCTGACGGTGCAAGGACGAGAGCCTGTGGGGGAAAAAGTCTCTCGGCAGAGTGTTGCCGGAAAGCGAGACCCGTTTCTGCCTCCTTTTTTGACAACTGTGCCTGAAGTTCGAGTAGACCTTACACCGAAAACCCCGCTGCAGCGCACCGAGATCGAAAGCCTCAAACTCGTCGGGGTGATTTGGGCAATCGATGAACCTCGGGCACTTGTGGAAGACCATGACGGGCTGGGCTACATCGTGACGCGCGGCACGTTGATCGGTGTTCGCGGAGGTATGGTCAAGGCTATCGAGTCGAAACGAATCGTGATCGAGGAACAGGAGATCAACCCGCTTGGGAAGCGGATCGTGAAAGAAAAAGAGTTACGTCTGACAGGAGCCGGTTGGTCGCAAGACCAAAAGCAATAA
- the pilQ gene encoding type IV pilus secretin PilQ, which produces MLTSPPAMKTATQADTPVVPENAAVQPSSETLAPVSSVKEANNAEGQSEIIPAPTDETQAPERKEPDAGISPAASVEESEAPRAHARKPEQKVSYSGKKISLDFKNADIHDVFRIVAEVSGLNIVATDDVKGRVTLHLIEIPWDQALAIVLQVNGLEKSRTGSVITVSTAQRRETERSARLLAQTTQQKLTPLATEYIKVNYVKATGIAALITRETQQKRSGAAAGTAPPPVTPAPEAVVTGKSQRVALMSPRGTIAADPTTNVLIVRDLPENIAAVRELIQNIDVQTPQVVIESYIVTTSDTVLRDLGVQWGYQYKASPETGNPTGVNFPGRIGVGGAGLGLGSEDLPFVVDFPAGASPGSGAALDLLLGSLSGSQSLNLRLSALEREGKLQVVSRPRVVTLNNKAAEIKARREVRVPIVAGSLSVSGGGRATGGGNAFQEFDVGITLKVTPQISSDGFVLLDVDAESSELASDSSAPPFPGSTTAIPVIRDVLKRTASSNVLIRNGDTFVLGGILQDNLSRQERGVPYLRDTPVLGWLFKNRNKSLNKDELLVFITPRLISGFSPGALPTAKQLWEERPRGGTEHSVH; this is translated from the coding sequence ATGCTTACCTCTCCTCCCGCAATGAAGACTGCTACTCAGGCCGATACGCCGGTGGTGCCGGAAAATGCCGCCGTTCAGCCGTCTTCAGAAACGCTCGCGCCGGTTTCCTCCGTGAAAGAGGCAAACAATGCCGAGGGCCAGAGCGAAATCATCCCTGCCCCCACGGATGAGACGCAAGCACCAGAACGGAAAGAACCTGACGCGGGAATTTCCCCTGCCGCCTCTGTCGAAGAGAGCGAGGCTCCGCGCGCGCACGCGCGGAAGCCCGAACAAAAGGTCTCGTACTCAGGAAAGAAAATTTCGCTCGATTTCAAAAATGCCGACATCCACGATGTCTTCCGTATCGTGGCTGAGGTGAGCGGACTCAACATCGTGGCCACGGACGATGTGAAAGGTCGCGTGACGCTCCACTTGATCGAGATTCCATGGGACCAAGCGCTCGCTATCGTCTTGCAAGTGAATGGGTTAGAAAAGAGCCGCACCGGCAGCGTGATTACGGTTTCGACCGCGCAACGCCGCGAAACCGAACGTAGTGCGCGTTTGCTCGCCCAAACCACTCAGCAAAAGCTCACTCCGTTGGCCACCGAATACATCAAAGTAAACTACGTCAAAGCCACTGGCATTGCCGCATTGATCACACGAGAGACGCAGCAAAAGCGCAGTGGAGCGGCAGCTGGCACCGCGCCGCCTCCTGTCACTCCTGCCCCTGAAGCTGTTGTCACGGGAAAATCTCAACGTGTTGCCCTCATGTCTCCCCGAGGGACGATCGCAGCCGATCCGACGACCAACGTCCTGATCGTGCGCGACCTGCCGGAAAATATCGCGGCTGTTCGCGAGCTGATCCAGAATATCGACGTGCAGACCCCGCAGGTAGTCATCGAGTCCTACATCGTGACGACCAGCGACACTGTCCTGCGCGATCTCGGGGTCCAATGGGGATACCAATACAAAGCGAGCCCAGAAACCGGAAATCCAACTGGAGTCAACTTTCCTGGTAGAATCGGTGTCGGCGGCGCAGGTCTGGGCCTAGGAAGCGAGGATCTTCCGTTCGTCGTCGATTTTCCGGCTGGGGCCAGCCCCGGCTCTGGGGCGGCGCTCGATCTCCTCTTGGGTTCTTTGAGCGGTTCCCAGAGCCTCAATCTGCGGTTAAGCGCTCTGGAGAGAGAAGGGAAATTACAAGTCGTGTCGCGCCCTCGGGTCGTGACGCTCAATAACAAGGCAGCCGAAATTAAAGCCCGCAGAGAAGTGCGCGTGCCCATTGTCGCTGGGTCGCTCAGTGTGAGTGGAGGCGGGAGAGCCACTGGAGGGGGCAATGCTTTTCAGGAATTCGATGTTGGGATTACCCTGAAAGTCACTCCGCAGATTTCTTCGGACGGGTTCGTGCTCCTTGATGTCGATGCAGAGAGTAGCGAACTAGCAAGCGATTCAAGTGCGCCGCCTTTCCCTGGCAGTACGACAGCCATTCCCGTCATCCGTGACGTCTTGAAACGGACGGCAAGCTCGAACGTGCTGATTCGCAACGGCGACACCTTTGTCCTAGGCGGCATCTTGCAGGACAATCTGAGCCGTCAAGAGCGCGGAGTGCCGTATCTGAGAGACACTCCAGTCTTAGGCTGGCTGTTTAAGAACAGAAACAAGTCGCTGAACAAAGATGAGCTGCTGGTCTTCATCACGCCCAGGCTGATTTCCGGCTTTTCTCCAGGCGCGTTGCCGACCGCTAAGCAACTGTGGGAAGAGCGACCGAGAGGAGGAACTGAGCATAGTGTCCACTAA
- the aroC gene encoding chorismate synthase: MLRFFTAGESHGPCLTAIVEGFPAGVPINISRINDDLARRQQGYGRGGRMKIEKDEVQLRSGVRWGESLGSPITLLVENKDWRNWEKRMSPSPEDRDDKIAVTRPRPGHADLTGALKYHHYDVRNILERASARETTARVAVGGLAKCLLRPLDIHIMGYVTEIGGIVADHSQLSIEETFARAEVSQVRLADPQAEERIIALIDQCKKQGDTVGGVVEVVATGLPPGLGSFVQWDRKLDGRLAYALMSLQAVKGVEFGLGFETARRPGSHVHDELSFDPAKGFIRHGNNSGGIEGGMSTGEPLRVRVAFKPLSTLMRPLKSVDIRTKEPVEATIERSDVCAIPAAAVIAESVVAFVLAQAVLEKFGGDSLTEIRRNYEGYLDQVRRF; encoded by the coding sequence ATGCTCCGTTTCTTTACTGCTGGCGAGTCGCACGGCCCGTGTCTGACAGCCATTGTCGAAGGATTCCCCGCTGGGGTTCCGATCAATATCTCCCGTATTAACGATGATTTAGCTCGCCGACAGCAAGGGTACGGACGCGGCGGGCGCATGAAAATCGAAAAAGACGAAGTCCAACTCCGCTCTGGCGTTCGCTGGGGGGAGAGCCTTGGTTCGCCCATCACGCTCCTCGTCGAGAACAAAGATTGGCGGAACTGGGAGAAGCGCATGTCCCCGTCTCCCGAAGACCGGGACGACAAAATCGCCGTCACTCGTCCACGCCCGGGACATGCGGATCTTACTGGGGCACTCAAATATCACCACTACGATGTCCGCAATATCCTCGAACGCGCGAGCGCTCGGGAAACTACTGCCCGCGTTGCCGTTGGCGGCTTAGCCAAGTGTCTACTGCGGCCTCTCGATATTCACATCATGGGCTATGTGACGGAAATTGGCGGTATTGTCGCGGACCACAGCCAGCTATCCATAGAAGAGACATTTGCACGTGCCGAAGTGTCGCAAGTGCGCTTAGCCGACCCGCAAGCTGAGGAACGGATCATCGCTTTGATCGATCAATGTAAGAAGCAGGGCGATACCGTGGGTGGCGTCGTTGAAGTGGTGGCGACTGGATTGCCGCCTGGATTGGGCAGTTTCGTGCAGTGGGACCGCAAGCTCGATGGCCGCTTGGCTTATGCGCTCATGAGTTTACAAGCGGTAAAGGGCGTCGAGTTCGGTCTTGGTTTCGAGACTGCGCGCCGTCCAGGCTCGCACGTACACGATGAACTTTCTTTCGATCCGGCGAAAGGATTCATCCGCCACGGCAACAACTCGGGGGGGATAGAAGGTGGCATGAGCACCGGGGAGCCGCTTCGTGTCCGCGTCGCTTTCAAGCCGCTTTCTACGCTTATGCGCCCGCTCAAGTCGGTTGATATCCGGACCAAAGAGCCAGTCGAGGCGACGATTGAACGCTCAGACGTGTGCGCCATTCCTGCGGCGGCCGTCATTGCGGAAAGTGTGGTGGCGTTCGTTCTCGCCCAAGCGGTATTAGAAAAATTCGGGGGCGATTCCTTAACGGAAATCCGTCGGAATTACGAAGGCTATCTCGATCAGGTACGGCGGTTCTAA
- a CDS encoding shikimate kinase has translation MGTGKSTVGRRMAQGLGRRFLDTDVLIEMEAGMTISALFAERGEPYFRALEHEIVCRVSEGRNLVVATGGGVMTNEANVQKLKESGMIVCLTATPEVIFSRVRGNADRPLLQGKNPMAKIRTLLATRAEAYAKADLTVDTSHLSTDDVIETIHARLKATARL, from the coding sequence ATGGGGACAGGGAAAAGCACAGTTGGGAGGCGCATGGCGCAGGGCTTAGGGCGGCGCTTCCTCGATACCGATGTGCTTATTGAGATGGAAGCGGGCATGACGATTTCCGCGCTCTTCGCAGAGCGGGGCGAGCCGTATTTTCGTGCGTTGGAACACGAGATCGTTTGCCGGGTCAGCGAAGGACGCAACCTCGTCGTCGCCACCGGAGGCGGGGTCATGACCAATGAGGCGAATGTCCAAAAGCTGAAAGAAAGTGGGATGATCGTCTGTCTGACCGCCACACCGGAGGTCATTTTCTCGCGCGTGAGGGGCAACGCTGATCGCCCGCTGCTGCAAGGCAAGAATCCCATGGCGAAGATTCGCACGCTCCTCGCCACCCGGGCAGAGGCTTATGCAAAAGCGGATCTGACTGTCGATACCTCACATCTGAGCACTGATGACGTGATCGAAACCATCCATGCTCGATTGAAAGCAACCGCGAGGCTCTGA